The genome window TCCTCAAGATTTCTGCTACACCCCCTCCTTCCTTAGTGGAATTGACATGGACTATCCTTTTTCCTTTTATCTTTTCTGCAATCTGCAGGAGGTGCCCTATTGCATCGTAGCCTGCGGCCTCTGCATATTGTTTTAATAGATCATTCATTGTTCGTAGTTACCCCAAAAAATATTCTGTGAAGATCCTGCTTAATTTTTCTTTTATTTCATTTAATGAACTGAAATATGGATCTATTGACATTATCTTAAGCCTAAGATCGTTATATCCATCGCCCCATGCCATGAGCCAGGCGCTGAAGTCATCGGATCTGTCCGGCGTCCGTCTCCTAGCATCTATATAGTGATAAAAAATGCTTCCGCGCCCCATTGCAGGTACGGTCTGAACAAGTTCAGCGGGATGATTTATCATGCGATTGGTATCGAAGATGATTATTTGAGATTGTATGAAATAAAACATGTCGTCCGCCTTTGCCCAGGGCACGTATTCAGATTCATCCAGATATTCATCGATGACCTCCAGAAGCTCCTGTCTCAATGCTTCGATATCGGAGTAATCCGTGGGATCTATTACGCTGAGCTTTTCAGCAAGGGCCTTTACGTGCAATCCCCTGTATATCCAGGCGGCAAAGTCGTTATTATACTCAGGTTCGTCAAAATGTGGCTGCAGGAATCTTCCCCAAAAATGGTTGTATATGCTGTTTTTGGGGGCCTTTGAAAGGCAATCCCTTAGCTCTCTGAGATTCTGTGCCTTATAACCAGTAGAGATACCCACGAGCGCGCAATCCATGATCCTGAAGGGTTCATTTTTTGTTGGCATAAATCCCCCTCTGTCTACACATTTTTATATCATCATTACGTCTAAGCAATATTGCTTCCAAATACTTAATAATGTAGCGATGTGTCAATTAGCTTCATCGTCCAAAAATATTTATCATTTTTGTCTAGCTAGTATCCATATCCTTTCCTTATGAGATATTTGATTTATTCCAATTGACTTATGTGGTTTTAGTGGGAACCAAAGTTACGGTATAATATCAATATAAAGGTGTCAACATGGATGGGATTCCGCAGCGGTTTGTACGAAGTTTCGAGAGAAGCGGTTAAGCTCATAACAGAGGGTGGGTTGAGCATATCTGAGGCAGGTCGCAGGTTATTAGTATCCTCTTCGACAATTGGATATTGGGTCGCCGAGAACCTGCTCAATCGGCAATTCAAGGCTAGGGCCCCGAACCAGATATGGCTTACAGATATTACAGAAGGCTGGCTTTATCTTGCAGGTCACAAGGACTTCTTTCGGAGAGATTGTGGGATATGCCATGGGTCCACGGAAATACCGTAAACTGCTCAATCAATTATTAGATTATGAAGGTATCGATGAGTGAAAAGGGCGATTGTTATGATAACGTCCCTATGAAGAGTTTCTGGGGTACCCTTAAAAACGAGCTTGTCCATCATTGTCAATTTGCAACTAGGAGGGAGACATGGACTGAAGAATTAATATCTTTAAGCATCATTACAACTTTTAGAAGTTTTTTAAGACATATCTTTTGATGATATCAATCCTTTGTCAGGCACATAGAATAAAGAAATGTCAATCTGCTCTTTAGCTATCTGTGGCCTGCATCCGAATTTTAGTTCTTGATCGTCGCATTTGATTATAATGAGACCAGATGTAAATATATTACCTTTTATATCAGCCTTGATATTTTTTAATCTATTTGAGATATCTTTTTTTTGATTAGTGATAGTTTGAAATTCAGTCTGTGCTGTATTATAGCCATCCAATAGAGGAATTAGTTGCATAGTTTTTTTGGTAATGTTATAAAATTGATGTCCATATATTTTAATCCAATTTTTAACTTCTTCAGTTACCTTAAATGGAGAATTATAACCTTTAACCATTCCTATTAAAATATCTAATAGTGAAATAAGTATTTTTTTTTGTTGTTTGTCTGTTTCTGTAATCATCAGTTTGATTTTTTCAATCAGTATAATTATCATTTCACGTATATCTTTTATTATATTTTCCAGTAAAGCTAAAATTTTCGATGCTTTTTCATTTAATTCTCTCAGTTCATTAAAAATAGTCTTTCCTAGATTTATTTCTACTATATTTCTTATACTTACACCATTCATCTCAATTTTTTCTGCTATAATTTGTAGATATGCACATAGAATTTCTGTTTTGTCTTCTTTTTGTAATATTAGATGTCTTGTAGTAATTTTGGAATGTACAATTTCTTTTGTAATTTTAATCATTTTTTCTGCTTGCAAGATTGCATTTGAAACTATTGCTATATCTATTAAGTTTCCTGCCTTTGCTTCAGTTTTAGCAAAATTTGCCTTTATTATTTTAGATGCTTCTATTTTTTTGCACTCTATTGCTCCATCAACTGTTAAATTGCCATTTACAAAAATTGAAATTGGACCGCGAATGTCTCCTTGGACAAACATGTCAGCCATTGATGTTATTTCGTCTGGATAATCTACTATATTGGCTGGCGTTAGATTGAGCGGTAGGATTTTTATGTGATTGAGTATTGATATCTTGGTTAGGTTCTGAGGTCTTCTTAATTTGTCTTTAAATTCAGCAAATATAATGCCATGATTCAGTGAATATACTGCTGTACATGAACGGTCTTTATCTTGGGATGCACAGGTTTTTTCGACGATACCTTCACCTAATTCCAGCATAAACGGTTTGCCTGGTTTCGGCAGTATAGGAGTGCCGAAGACGTCCAGGCCTGGCGATCCAGCGGTTGGTCCATAGATATTGAGAAGCAGTTCATTTCCTTTTGTCTGTGGTAGATATTGAAGATCTTTTAAATCAAATGCGCTGTCTCCTTTAAAAGATACGGCATTTGGCATGAAACTATAGTCAAAATAGATAGCCGCCTCCCCATCCTCTCCGTTTGAAGGCGGCTCGCCAGTGATGGTCAGATTTCTTGCCGTCACCACGCAATTTACATTTATCGTTCTGAAGCGCGGCAGGCCTTTTATTATGGTATCGACCTGGAAGACGAATTTTTCTTGGGCGCCTGACCTTATTTTTTCATATATTTCCCCTGGCATGTCTATGTTGAATCTCTTCAACACGATCCTGATCGCTTCTGCCAATATGGCTTCATCGAACATGCCGACCGGTGGAAGGGTCATAAACGAGGCCTGGATGCTTTCATCAACAAATACCTCAAGCATGGTATCTGAGATGGCGTCTGCAAGGTATGCCGGAGATTTGAGCAAGTCGTCTTTCATGATGTTTTGCCAATCTGGGGACCGATGGCGGCAGACCCACATGCGCCGCATCTTTTACAGGCAGGGGGATTGCAGAAACCTGTTTGCCTGGCCGCTGCAGCCTTTCTCCATTCCATGGCAAGATAATCCTTCCTTACCCTATGTTTGATTATCTCCCATGCCAAAATGGCACCTATCTCCCTGCCGCTAAGATATTTTTCGGCAAACAGGTCATTTTTGTTTAATATCATATGCAACGAGGTCCTGGAAAGCGCTATTTCTTTGACAACTGGTGCAAGCAATCTGTCCCCTCTGCTCAGGAGGGCCTGGAGTCTTGCGTTTTTAAAAGGCTCCATACGTATAATAACATTCGGAAGCCTTAATCCGTCTTTTAGAATCCTGATCCTTTTTATCATGGTCTTTTCATCGGCGAAGGCCGCCCATTGAAATGGAGTCCAGGCCTTTGGGACAAAAGCGCTCACGGATACGGTTATATTGCCAAGCCGTTTGTTGGCCTGGCCAATTGGCCTCATGGTCAAGCGTATCCTGTCTACGAGTTCCACGATGGCCAGCGCATCTTCATCCGTCTCAAACGGGAGCCCAAGCATGAAGTAGAGCTTAAGGTTCGGCACGCCGCCTGAGGCTATCGCATCGACAGCTATAAGTATCTGGTCATCAGTAAGATTCTTGTTTATCGTACGCCTCAAGGCTTCGGATCCGGCTTCTGGTGCAATG of Dissulfurimicrobium hydrothermale contains these proteins:
- a CDS encoding DUF5752 family protein, with product MPTKNEPFRIMDCALVGISTGYKAQNLRELRDCLSKAPKNSIYNHFWGRFLQPHFDEPEYNNDFAAWIYRGLHVKALAEKLSVIDPTDYSDIEALRQELLEVIDEYLDESEYVPWAKADDMFYFIQSQIIIFDTNRMINHPAELVQTVPAMGRGSIFYHYIDARRRTPDRSDDFSAWLMAWGDGYNDLRLKIMSIDPYFSSLNEIKEKLSRIFTEYFLG
- a CDS encoding flagellar assembly protein A → MKDDLLKSPAYLADAISDTMLEVFVDESIQASFMTLPPVGMFDEAILAEAIRIVLKRFNIDMPGEIYEKIRSGAQEKFVFQVDTIIKGLPRFRTINVNCVVTARNLTITGEPPSNGEDGEAAIYFDYSFMPNAVSFKGDSAFDLKDLQYLPQTKGNELLLNIYGPTAGSPGLDVFGTPILPKPGKPFMLELGEGIVEKTCASQDKDRSCTAVYSLNHGIIFAEFKDKLRRPQNLTKISILNHIKILPLNLTPANIVDYPDEITSMADMFVQGDIRGPISIFVNGNLTVDGAIECKKIEASKIIKANFAKTEAKAGNLIDIAIVSNAILQAEKMIKITKEIVHSKITTRHLILQKEDKTEILCAYLQIIAEKIEMNGVSIRNIVEINLGKTIFNELRELNEKASKILALLENIIKDIREMIIILIEKIKLMITETDKQQKKILISLLDILIGMVKGYNSPFKVTEEVKNWIKIYGHQFYNITKKTMQLIPLLDGYNTAQTEFQTITNQKKDISNRLKNIKADIKGNIFTSGLIIIKCDDQELKFGCRPQIAKEQIDISLFYVPDKGLISSKDMS